One part of the Pseudomonadota bacterium genome encodes these proteins:
- the hydE gene encoding [FeFe] hydrogenase H-cluster radical SAM maturase HydE translates to MNVASTIRKIMGSGRPDGDILASLLSLTDPSDEERLFKAACEVKRERLGPVAHLRGLVEFSNVCARNCLYCGIRRDHAIRRYAMSAEEILSCARFALENRYGSLVLQSGERDDPEFVEFVDDIVREIKRQGDGALGITLSCGEQSEETYRRWFESGAHRYLLRIETSDPELYARLHPADQGFERRVQCLRSLRAAGYQVGTGVMIGLPRQTAEHLANDILFFSQMDIDMIGMGPYVLHDETPLAAEAVNTPGERRRRLSLALRMIALARIVMPDLNIAASTALQALDTGGRELGLLAGANVVMPNITPREYRGDYLLYEGKPCVGEDADMCRGCLERRINSIGEKVGWDEWGDSRHFFKRKDISS, encoded by the coding sequence ATGAACGTCGCTTCGACAATCAGAAAGATCATGGGGAGCGGGCGACCCGACGGGGACATCCTCGCCTCCCTCCTCTCCCTCACGGACCCATCGGACGAGGAACGGCTGTTCAAGGCGGCCTGCGAGGTAAAGAGGGAGAGGCTCGGCCCTGTCGCGCACTTGAGGGGGCTCGTCGAGTTCTCGAACGTCTGCGCCAGGAACTGCCTCTACTGCGGCATCCGCCGCGACCACGCGATTAGGCGCTACGCCATGTCGGCGGAGGAGATCCTCTCCTGCGCCCGCTTCGCCCTCGAGAACCGCTACGGCTCGCTGGTGCTCCAGTCCGGAGAGCGGGACGACCCTGAGTTCGTGGAGTTCGTGGACGATATAGTCCGAGAGATCAAGCGCCAGGGCGACGGCGCGCTGGGGATCACCCTGTCCTGCGGCGAACAGTCGGAGGAGACATACCGGCGATGGTTTGAGTCGGGCGCGCACCGGTATCTGCTCAGGATCGAGACGTCGGACCCGGAACTCTACGCGAGGCTGCATCCCGCAGACCAGGGCTTCGAGCGCCGCGTCCAGTGCCTGCGCTCCCTCCGGGCCGCGGGCTACCAGGTCGGCACCGGCGTGATGATAGGACTGCCCCGCCAGACCGCCGAGCACCTCGCGAACGACATACTCTTCTTCAGTCAGATGGACATCGACATGATCGGCATGGGGCCGTACGTCCTGCATGATGAGACGCCGCTCGCCGCCGAGGCGGTGAACACCCCCGGGGAGAGGCGCAGGCGCCTCTCGCTCGCGCTCCGGATGATAGCGCTCGCGCGCATCGTCATGCCCGACCTCAACATAGCGGCCTCGACTGCGCTGCAGGCGCTGGACACCGGTGGCCGCGAACTGGGACTATTGGCCGGCGCGAACGTCGTGATGCCCAACATCACCCCCCGGGAGTACCGCGGCGACTACCTGCTCTACGAGGGCAAGCCCTGCGTGGGCGAGGACGCGGACATGTGCCGCGGCTGCCTCGAGCGGAGGATCAACTCCATCGGCGAGAAGGTCGGATGGGACGAATGGGGGGACTCGAGGCACTTCTTCAAGCGCAAGGATATCTCATCTTGA